One Glutamicibacter halophytocola DNA segment encodes these proteins:
- a CDS encoding cold-shock protein, with protein MATGIVKWFNAEKGFGFIAPDSGDPDVFAHFTAIQTQGFRTLDEGQKVEFEVVEGPKGLQAADIRAL; from the coding sequence ATGGCAACCGGAATCGTAAAGTGGTTCAACGCTGAAAAGGGCTTCGGCTTCATCGCTCCAGACAGCGGAGACCCAGATGTCTTCGCTCACTTCACCGCCATCCAGACCCAGGGCTTCCGCACCCTGGACGAAGGCCAGAAGGTCGAGTTCGAAGTTGTAGAGGGTCCAAAGGGTCTGCAGGCTGCAGACATCCGCGCTCTCTAA